The stretch of DNA ACAATCGATGACCTTCTACCTGCGCCGCACGGTGATCCTGGTCAACTACTGGGATGAATTCACCTTCGGCCTGCAGCAACAGCCGGAGCTGTCGATTCCGACGGTGGACGGCTTTATCGCCCGCTGGCAGGAGCATACGGCGCAAAAGGTCAAGGCCATGGCCATCGTCAGCGACGATGCCTATCGTGAACTGAAAACCAAGGGCGTAACCATGCGCGTGATCGCGGAAGACAGCCGCCGGCTGGTCATTACCAATCTGTAATGAATAAAACCATAAATGAATATTGCAACGTTTAGCTTCATCATCGTCGGCGTGCTGCTGAATGCAGTGGCACAACTGCTGCTCAAGGCCGGCGCCCGCAACGTCGGCGAAATCCACCTGACGCTGAGCAATCTGTTCAGTGTCGGCTGGCGCGTCGCCACCCAGTTGCCCATCATTGGCGGGCTTACTTGCTACGTGTTGTCGGTGGTGCTGTGGATTATTGCGCTGTCGCGCGTCGACGTTTCCGTCGCTTATCCGATGTTGTCTTTAGGCTATGTGGTCACCGCCGTCGGCGCCTGGTACCTGTTTGGCGAAGCGCTGTCGGTACAGCGCCTGCTTGCCATTTTCGTCATCCTGGTCGGGGTGGCGTGGCTGGCGCGCACCTGACGAACAATTTAGAATGGCGGCCAGACGTCATAGATAAAAATAGATTAAGAGAGCAAACCACCTCATGAGTGCTGATCAGCCCTTCCTGCCTTTTTCCAAGCCTACGATCGACGAGGCCACCATTACCGCCGTGGGCGAAGTCCTGCGCTCGGGCTGGATCACCAGCGGCCCCAAAGTGGCGGCGTTCGAAGCCCAGATGTCCGAGTACTTCGGCGGCCGTCCGGTGCGCACCTTCAATTCCGGCACCTGCACGATGGAAATCGCCTTGCGCATCGCCGGCATCGGTCCTGGCGATGAAGTGATCACCACGCCGATTTCGTGGGTGGCTACCGCCAACGTCATCATCGAAGTCGGCGCCACCCCGGTGTTTGCCGACATCGACCCGATCACCCGCAATATCGACCTCGACAAAGTCGAAGCCGCGATCACGCCGCGTACCAAGGCCATTATTCCGGTCTACCTGTCCGGCCTGCCGGTCGATATGGACCGCCTGTACGCCATCGCGAAAAAGCACAATCTGCGCGTGGTGGAAGATGCGGCGCAAGCCTTCGGCGCCGAGTGGAAAGGCAAGCGCATCGGTTCGTTCGGCGACTTCGTCTCGTT from Duganella dendranthematis encodes:
- a CDS encoding SMR family transporter, producing MNIATFSFIIVGVLLNAVAQLLLKAGARNVGEIHLTLSNLFSVGWRVATQLPIIGGLTCYVLSVVLWIIALSRVDVSVAYPMLSLGYVVTAVGAWYLFGEALSVQRLLAIFVILVGVAWLART